The Vigna unguiculata cultivar IT97K-499-35 chromosome 1, ASM411807v1, whole genome shotgun sequence nucleotide sequence aaaaatattagtttttatttaaatttattggaaCAATGGTTAATGCTTGTATAGAAATTAAAGTAAATGTATTTGAAGAAATTTCAATAACCTGTTATCATTGatggttaagtatgtttttccAGAATTTTGATCCAAAATTAGAATTCGTCTCTGTTTGAAACTTCGATATATTTTagtctctaaactttaaaaacaaatgaatatAGTCTTCTAAACCCaaatatgttaactttttttgaggTATCAAATACAATAGATATTGAATcggaaatgtgtcaaacaatgtaaacaacTTAAACACTGATATGAAACGCATTCGACATGTCATAAAAAGTTAACGTAGctaggttaaaatgactatatttattcattttcaaaGTTTAAGTACCAAAATGTATTGAGGTTTCGGACATGAACGAATTCTAATTTtggatcaaaatttaaaaactaaaaaaatacttaaccCAACATCTATTTAGcaacaaatttatttagaaaCAAAAGATGTCTTACCAAAATATCcttcctattttattttaatttttctataaacatttcaatttcaatataatacgatgtatgaaaaagaaaatgaaattaactcATCTAtaagttaaaaagtaaaaatttggaGCATTCATATGAGAAGATTTTTAATGGttagtttatacataaattaatgttaatttagaagaaaagaacaattttattttgtattttctttccAAAGAGTGTTTGTAAAGAATTTggttgaaatatatatattttgttgttgttgtaccAAATGGTAATAATTGAGAGTGCAGAAAATATCCTTATCTGCGGTTAGAAGTAGCAATTAACCTTAGCATTTGTTTGTTGAAGACTTTCCTTGCACGTTCCTTTCTTCTGCACAATGCATTCATTGTCTAACCATCACCGACACACCCCACACTTCtactatctctctctctctctgcctTTAATAATTCCTAACGCGCATTCACGTTTCCTCTCTCTCTAACTCTTAAATATATCctcacaaaacaaaacaaaacaaaacaaaaaccccATACGTAATCTATCTTTATACAAAATTAGCTTgtaagataataattttatatatcataaattcatttaaaacaatcattttttaatataatattatatttgttttaacaaaatttgttaaattaatttagtcacTTATTGCTAGACTTTTAAGAGaggattgaaaaatatttatatatacacatCAAATATCCAATTCTACATCTTAACATAAATGAAACGTGTAAAAAATCtcacattaattataaaaaataatggcaaacttcatatttcatgaaagaaaataattttttaagaactaaattttaataattttttcttataatattatgtaatatttttaaagtgattttttatttttttcatttctttatattttaaaattatataaaaaatgtcatctcaagttataaaaaataattatcaaaaccGAAATAAGCTAAACGAAAACAAAATGCATTAATGATAAAATGATGGGTAATAGTTTAAAGATTAATGGAGGAAGAGACACAATAGTTGCAACGACTCATTAATTTCACACTCCTCCTTCACTCCCATTGCCTATATAAATGCTCAAAACATATTCCGAGACAAAGCCACAAACTTCTCTGAAAGCCCCACATCGAACTTCAAGAAAGACAATGTCATCCCCAccatttcttcttctctttctcttcttcctctcaGCCCCATTACTCTTAGCTCAATCTCCACCTTCTCCACCTTCTCCTTCCTCTTCTGTCGCCTGCAAAGCCACACTCTATCCAAAACTATGCCGTTCCATTCTCTCCGCCATTCGCGCCTCCCCTTCCGACCCTTATGGCTATGGCAAGTTCTCCATAAAGCAAAGCCTCAAACAGGCACGTAAACTCGCCAAGGTCTTTCAGGACTTCCTCCAACGCCACCAATCATCTTCTTCCCTCAACCATGCAGAAGTTGCGTCTCTCGGAGACTGCAGAGACCTCAACCAGCTCAACGTGGACTATTTATCGTCCATCTCTGAGGAGCTCAAATCAATGAGCTCCTCAGACGCCGAACTGGTTGAGAAAATCGAGAGCTATCTCAGTGCTGTGGCCACCAACCACTACACATGCTACGATGGGTTGGTGGTGACCAAAAGCAACATTGCCACTGCCCTTACCGTGCCACTCAAGGATGTGACCCAGTTGTACAGTGTCTCACTTGGGTTGGTCACTGAGGCTCTCGACAAGAACCTCAGAAGAAACAAGACACGCAAACATGGACTCCCCACCAAAACCTTCAAGGTTAGGCAACCACTGGAGAAGCTCATCAAGGTAATCATTGTTTCTCTTCACCAATGATCTTTCTTCGTACTTGGTTATTAATTAACTGAACTGAATAATGTAGAAATGAATCTAAATCTTGCTACATTAAAGAGGTTTTTGTTTGTGTACAATTTGTATCACCGACACATCAAAACTTCAAACATTAGGtatatgtttttgtctttttttttttttttacgataGGTAAGTACATATTATATTAGTTATGACCTTTaggtttatttttatttgcatGGAGACAAATTTATGATCTATGGATTCTAATTTTTGGTTCATTGAATCATCTGAACCGAGCACAGTAAAGCACACTATACCTGTCAAATCTTCACTGCTTTTTCACTTTTTGGTATtacttgaaaaagaaacaaatatgaatgcttttaatgtttcttcaaatatttaaactatgTTTAACATTACTTTTTGTACTATAAATTTCAATTGACTTACAAATTATCATAGTTTTATTAACTCATTGAATTAAACTCAacttatatttcttctttcttttttcttctgtaatgcttatttattattatatttctaacTTTCTAAGAACACGAAAACATACaacttgttaaatttaaaattctttatcaTGTTCTCGTGGCTTATTGGCAGAGCCAGAAGCTTATTCTTTTCGTAAGGCTTTTgctgacaaaaaaatattcttttcttaAGTAAGCCAAAATCTTActctttacaaatttaaatagcTGTTGTAAACTTTTGTCGTTctatactaaaataattgttctatattttttttcaggagtcaattttatatatattgatgcTAAGAAACATTTGGTAGATTAAAATATCGTTGATTtcataatgaaatattatactTAATactattagaattttttttttataattactattGTAACAATTTCCACAAAGGGGTAATGAATCACTGCTCTAAGGAttgttaattaataaaattctgGATTTGTAAAACATCAATACCTTAaagtttgtaataattaattttgtaagtaaatttttgtgaaattaattttaagataaacTCAAATCCtatcataatattaaaatttattttatttattgtcgTTTCATTTTGAATTGGGTAATTTCAACTTCTAAGATAATAAAAAGCAGTGAAAGGTGGTGAAGTCAACCACATGCATAATGCTTTAATGGGTTGACTATAGGTCAAACAAATACGCTCTGTTTTCCTCTGCATTTTAATGTGAATGCTTTGCCATAATCTaaaaatttcatgataattcacGTGAAGTCCTCCTAGTTTCCACCATTTGCACTGCTCCATGCACgtgaaattttcattttatttgctAACATGCCATTGTGCATACCATATATTAATGTCAAGTTGTCTACATTATGCAGATCAGTTCATGAGCAGAGACTCTTAGTTGTTACcaattttcataaaagaaaaactcttcACCCTAATCATAAAACATATAAGATTACTTTCATTTACTGTGCATCACTTTCTTCTACCAAATGTCTATGACAAAGATCTTACATAAACTTTCTCTTATGTCTGTCAAACAATTATGAATGCTGCATGAATTTTTGTCTACTTGATCAACCATGGTTCAATATATATTGAAAGCATAAAGTGTTAATTGAAAGGCTAAAATTGTTGCAGCTTCTTCGCACAAAGTATAGTTGCACCAAGTTATCCAATTGCAGCAGAGCTGGAAGGAACCTCAAAGAAAGTGGGAGCCAAGGAATTTTGTTACAGGATTTTGTGATTGTGAGTTCTTATGGAATAGACAACTACACTTCCATTGGAGAGGCTATTGCTGCTGCACCCAATGACACAAAGCCTGAAGATGGATATTTCCTGGTGTATGTTAGGGAGGGAATCTATGAGGAATATGTGGTAATTCCCagagaaaagaagaatatattGCTTGTTGGAGATGGTATTAACAAGACTATCATCACAGGGAATCATAGTGTCATAGATGGTTGGACAACTTTCAATTCTTCCACATTTGGTATGTCCTTTATTCGTGAACTTTAAGTCTAGCTCAGCCTTACAAAACCAGTTTGTCAGATTAAGTTAGATTTAAATTCCACTTCTTAACATGATATCAGAGTTATGAGTTAGATCTATCATAGCGAAGTCTGTTGTTTTATTAGGTCTAATGTTTCTCATGTTATCTGGTCACTGTCAGATCATCCATTAATTTATGCTTCTGTGTTGAATGCAGCTGTATCTGGAGAAAGGTTTATAGCGGTGGATGTTACATTCAGAAACACAGCTGGACCAGAAAAACACCAAGCAGTGGCAGTGCGGAACAATGCTGACCTCTCTACATTCTACCGATGCAGTTTTGAAGGATATCAAGACACTCTTTATGTTCACTCTCTGAGGCAATTCTACAGAGAATGTGAAATCTACGGCACTGTGGACTTCATTTTTGGCAACGCAGCCGTGGTATTCCAACACAGTAAGATCTATGCCAGAAAACCATTGCCAAACCAGAAGAATGCTGTGACAGCACAAGGAAGAACTGATCCTAATCAGAACACTGGCATTTCAATCCAAAACTGCACCATTGATGCTGCACCAGACTTGGCTGCAGACTTGAATTCCACAGCAAGTTACTTAGGCCGGCCATGGAAGTTGTATTCAAGAACTGTGTACCTGCAATCATACATTGGAAATGTTATTCAACCTTCAGGGTGGTTAGAGTGGAATGGCACAGTTGGGTTAGACACCCTCTTTTATGGTGAGTTTAACAACTATGGTCCTGGTTCTAACACCAGCAATAGAGTACAATGGCCTGGTTACTTTCTGTTGAATGCTACTCAGGCTTGGAACTTCACAGTCCTGAACTTTACCTTGGGAAATACTTGGCTTCCTGACACAGATATACCTTACACTGAAGGACTGCTGAGATAGGTAGCTGAATGTTTATATTGCAAAGATAGTTTTGATTCATTGTTTGTTAGATGCAATGTAGCTATATGATCATCCAAAAGGGATGATCAGAGTCATTAATGTTCCTATGAAATTCTCAagtatcaataaaaatatatacaagttTGTAGAAACAATGCCCTTGAAAGCAATTAGGAAAAGTTGGTCCGCAATGATTATTATGTCTCAATGTGCCTTTATGCTTGTCTCCACCACTCTCcaacaacaacagcaacagTAATAGTCCTATTCCACTAAGTGAAGGTTATCACATCATTGGaccaagttaaaaagaaaaatctcagAATATTGATGTCTTTCATAATCCATGCCTGTCTCCAAGTGAAACAAAATTGAGAGAAAGGGACAGAGATTGGTGCAAACTGTGTATGAATAAAAAGAATAGTGAAATGAAAAGAATCATTATTCACtttcaaattaataatacaGATCAAGAAGatcaagggaaagggaaaataATCCAAAAGTGCAAACAATTTTGACAAAGGGTGTCATAGATCTGACTCAAATGGAGCACCTGCTGCAGAAATCCATTTATCTCCTTGTAGAAAACCCTTGATAGTAAACTTTCTGGCTTGTTCACTAGTAATGGTTCTCAAACCCTTCCATTTCACCCTATTCTTTGTTGAAGAACCTGGTCCAACATTCTGAAATTCTGCATAGAAAATGGTGTCTGGAGCTGAGTTCCCTGTCCATGGTAACCAGCCTTTGGGGTTCACAAAACCTTCCATTCTGGATTTCATGTACACTGTGGTTGAGTAATTCTTCCAGGGTCTTCCAAGATATGTCTCCACAGAACTCAAGTTACCAAAGGGTGAAATGTTGCAGTTCTGAATGGAGATCCCAGTGTTCATGTTAGGGTCAGTTTTTCCCTGAGCTGTGATTGTGTTTTGCTGGCCATGCATTGGTAACTTTGGCCTAATATTACAGTTTTGGATCACAACTGCAGAATTACCAAAGATGAAATCAACTGTGCCATAGATGTTACATTCTCTGTAGAATTGACGGTTGGAATGAGCATAGAGAGTATCCTGATATGCATCAATGTGGCATCTATAGAAAACTGCTTGATCAGCACTTGTCATTAGTGCTACTGCTTGATGCTTCTGTGGACCAGCACTGTTCCTAAAACCCATATCTCTTGCCATGAAATTCCTTCCAAATACAGCTGATTGCACCCAGCAAa carries:
- the LOC114185662 gene encoding probable pectinesterase/pectinesterase inhibitor 47, which translates into the protein MLKTYSETKPQTSLKAPHRTSRKTMSSPPFLLLFLFFLSAPLLLAQSPPSPPSPSSSVACKATLYPKLCRSILSAIRASPSDPYGYGKFSIKQSLKQARKLAKVFQDFLQRHQSSSSLNHAEVASLGDCRDLNQLNVDYLSSISEELKSMSSSDAELVEKIESYLSAVATNHYTCYDGLVVTKSNIATALTVPLKDVTQLYSVSLGLVTEALDKNLRRNKTRKHGLPTKTFKVRQPLEKLIKLLRTKYSCTKLSNCSRAGRNLKESGSQGILLQDFVIVSSYGIDNYTSIGEAIAAAPNDTKPEDGYFLVYVREGIYEEYVVIPREKKNILLVGDGINKTIITGNHSVIDGWTTFNSSTFAVSGERFIAVDVTFRNTAGPEKHQAVAVRNNADLSTFYRCSFEGYQDTLYVHSLRQFYRECEIYGTVDFIFGNAAVVFQHSKIYARKPLPNQKNAVTAQGRTDPNQNTGISIQNCTIDAAPDLAADLNSTASYLGRPWKLYSRTVYLQSYIGNVIQPSGWLEWNGTVGLDTLFYGEFNNYGPGSNTSNRVQWPGYFLLNATQAWNFTVLNFTLGNTWLPDTDIPYTEGLLR